CAGTAGAATGAGAGACCTGACATCAGTACTCTCTATCTAACCcagtatctctctatctctccaggcATCTGGACAGCAGTAGTAATGAGAGACCTGACATCAGTACTCTCTATCTAACcagtatctctctatctctccaggcATCTGGACAGCAGTAGTAATGAGAGACCTGACATCAGTACTCTCTATCTAACCcagtatctctctatctctccagcaTCTGGACAGCAGTAGTAATGAGAGACTGACATCAGTACTCTCTATCTAACCcagtatctctctatctctccaggcATCTGGACAGCAGTAGTAATGAGAGACCTGACATCAGTACCCTCTATCTAACCcagtatctctctatctctccaggcATCTGGACAGCAGTAGTAATGAGAGACCTGACATCAGTACTCTCTATCTAACcagtatctctctatctctccaggcATCTGGACAGCAGTAGTAATGAGAGACCTGACATCAGTGCTCTCCAGAGAAGGGTCAAGGTATAATTCTACACATGTTTCCATAGCAACTACAGAAACATGATTCAATATGTCCACACGTGTCCCTGAATAGTTACAGGTTTCAGTTTAGTCTTTAAACCAAATCATTCCCAACTGTGGACTTATATGGTCTTACAACCCCTAAGTAAACTCCTGAAAATACGCTATGATGCTCCTCCCGTCCCGTCGAAGGCTTGGATATACCGGGAACACAAGTCGCTGAATTTCCATTGTCCTCCTCCAGGAATTTttgtatttaaccaggaaaatacCCTTGGATGTTAGAAACCTCTTTTTAGAAGGGCAAGAGGTCAGTAGGAAGTAGTCAGTAGGAAGTAGTCAGTAGGAAGTAGTCAGTAGGAAGTAGTCAGCAGGAAGTAGTCAGCAGGAAGTAGTCAGCAGGAAGTAGTCAGCATGTACACATGAGCACAGAACCATACATTAAAACATATTTGACAATGGTCATCACTTTCTTCCATCAGAGCTTGACATATTTTCTGAGCGTCTTTCGGCTGAGCATCTAAACCCGGTGTTCTTCTCCCCTCCCCAGAAAGTGACCCACGACATGGACATGTGCTATGGTATGATGGGTAGTCTGTTCAGGTCTGGCTCCAGACAGACTCTGTTTGCCTCTCAGGTGATGCGCTATGCTGACCTGTACGCTGCTTCCTTCATCAACCTCCTGTACTATCCCTTCAGCTACCTCTTCAGAGCGGCTCACGTACTGGTCAGTCACTGTGTTCAATTCCTTTGTGGATTCTTGCTAACAGTTTACAACAAAAGGGAAGAAATGCAGCatttacagaataaaatattgcAGAGAATGTAGTGTAAGATAGAGCCCTTTCTTTTGCTAATTGGAAAACTGTAATCGTTAGAAATTGATGGTTAAAAATATAGATGCACATGAATCAACGTTTCCAActagtttaataaaaaatatacagtacttggCTCTTATTAACTTACATAGTCTGGTGCACATCTAGCTGAAACACTGACAGGCAGAGTGACATTTGCATTAGTTGGTATGTATGAGTTATCTTCTCATTTAAATACAAATGTCTTTACCAGACATATTATCTGAGACAtgcacaccacatacacacagtaaTCACTTTTCTGTATAACAAGTTCAACGCATGGTAATAATATTATGATATTACGTATTGGTGAGCTGAAACTGTGTACTAGCTGTTAGCCAACTGGAAGTGCTCTGAGTTGACTTTGGTAGTagcctctctcctcaccttctctcacgctctctgtctgtttctgtctctctctctcccctcccagatGCCCCACGAGTCAACGGTGGAGCACGCGCACATCGACACGGACACCGAGTCCCCCCTGGCCACGCGCAACCGCCACTGCACTGACAGCAAGGACCCGGAGTGCTGTAGCAACAGGAACCACAGCCAGCTGACCCGGTCCATCAGTGAGATCAAACCCCCCAACATGTTCCCCCAGACCCCCCAGGAGATCACCCACTGCCACGATGAAGACgacgatgaggaggaggaagagtagatggaggaggtgtgatggcgtgACCCGAACCAGGCTTGATTCCTTcctaggaggaggaagagagagaggagtgaaaagcCGTCTTGATTCCTTCCTGATGTTTCCCTGAGGGGGTTTTAGAGTATAAATACTTCTAGGAAGATATAAATGATAATGTACTCTATAGTCCACA
The window above is part of the Salvelinus sp. IW2-2015 unplaced genomic scaffold, ASM291031v2 Un_scaffold3385, whole genome shotgun sequence genome. Proteins encoded here:
- the LOC112075778 gene encoding cytosolic purine 5'-nucleotidase, with protein sequence MDMCYGMMGSLFRSGSRQTLFASQVMRYADLYAASFINLLYYPFSYLFRAAHVLMPHESTVEHAHIDTDTESPLATRNRHCTDSKDPECCSNRNHSQLTRSISEIKPPNMFPQTPQEITHCHDEDDDEEEEE